A window from Variovorax sp. PBL-E5 encodes these proteins:
- the tssK gene encoding type VI secretion system baseplate subunit TssK, with amino-acid sequence MSWRTKVVWSEGMLLQPQHLQQSERHADHARHLLLRSTTPYAWGFAELEIDAAALSLGKLALVRAVGLFGDGTVFDMPAVDPLPEPIEIPSTMRDEPVVLALPLRRAGAREADAEAYEDLVRHRVLESEVPDSNTAGERTATLQLGTLHTRLMRAGDATDAWTTLNVTRVVERRVDNQVQLDRALLPPLLDVAGHAVIRAWLDELLGLLRQRGEALAGRMTQGGTGGVAEIADFMLLQTVNRNEAVFAHMARSAMLHPQRFFEHALALAGDLATFRDARRVTRFGPYIHDDLALSFRPVMDDLRRSLSMVLEQSAIRIELHDRKHGVRVAVIPDVELQRNATFVLAVNAQMPSEALRARFPTQVKIGPVERIRDLVNLALPGVTLTPMPVAPRQIPFHTGANYFELETRSSDLWRQLEQSGGVAMHIAGDFPGLDLAFWAIRS; translated from the coding sequence ATGAGTTGGCGTACTAAAGTGGTTTGGAGCGAGGGGATGCTGCTGCAACCCCAGCACCTGCAGCAAAGCGAGCGCCATGCCGACCATGCGCGGCACCTGCTGTTGCGAAGCACCACGCCCTATGCCTGGGGCTTTGCCGAGCTCGAGATCGATGCCGCTGCGCTGTCGCTCGGCAAGCTGGCGCTGGTGCGCGCGGTCGGCCTGTTCGGCGACGGCACGGTGTTCGACATGCCGGCGGTCGATCCGCTGCCCGAGCCGATCGAGATCCCGTCCACGATGCGCGACGAGCCGGTGGTGCTGGCGCTGCCGCTGCGCCGTGCCGGCGCGCGCGAGGCCGATGCCGAAGCCTACGAAGACCTGGTGCGGCACCGCGTGCTCGAATCCGAGGTGCCCGACTCCAACACCGCCGGCGAGCGCACCGCGACGCTGCAGCTCGGCACGCTGCACACGCGCCTGATGCGCGCCGGCGACGCCACCGATGCCTGGACCACCCTCAACGTCACGCGCGTGGTCGAGCGCCGCGTCGACAACCAGGTGCAGCTCGACCGTGCGCTGCTGCCGCCCTTGCTCGACGTCGCCGGCCATGCGGTCATCCGTGCCTGGCTCGACGAACTGCTGGGCCTCTTGCGCCAGCGTGGCGAGGCGCTGGCCGGGCGCATGACGCAGGGCGGCACCGGCGGCGTGGCCGAGATCGCCGACTTCATGCTGCTGCAGACAGTCAATCGCAACGAGGCCGTGTTCGCGCACATGGCCCGAAGCGCGATGCTGCATCCGCAGCGCTTCTTCGAACACGCCCTGGCGCTGGCCGGCGATCTCGCGACCTTTCGCGATGCGCGGCGCGTCACGCGCTTCGGTCCCTACATCCATGACGACCTCGCGCTGAGTTTTCGTCCCGTGATGGACGACCTGCGGCGCAGCCTGTCGATGGTGCTCGAACAGTCGGCCATCCGCATCGAGTTGCACGACCGCAAGCACGGTGTGCGCGTGGCGGTGATCCCCGATGTCGAGCTGCAGCGCAACGCGACTTTCGTTCTCGCGGTCAATGCGCAGATGCCGAGCGAGGCGCTGCGCGCGCGCTTTCCGACGCAGGTCAAGATCGGGCCGGTCGAGCGCATCCGCGACCTCGTCAATCTCGCGCTGCCCGGCGTCACGCTGACGCCGATGCCGGTCGCGCCGCGGCAGATTCCGTTCCACACCGGCGCCAACTACTTCGAGCTCGAGACGCGCAGCAGCGATCTCTGGCGCCAGCTCGAACAGTCGGGCGGCGTCGCGATGCACATCGCAGGCGACTTCCCTGGTTTGGACCTCGCGTTCTGGGCCATCAGATCATGA
- the tssM gene encoding type VI secretion system membrane subunit TssM produces the protein MKKLFGWLFSPLLLTALALLVIAILIWWVGPLIRIGALAPLDSEMARAVLIGVIVLIVVLRALWRRWRARKASRHLTEGLMKAPASQPAAQADNGEQKILSTRFTEAVATLKQMRLHAAGRKPGWRDWLSLSGGSYLYDLPWYVFIGAPGAGKTTALVNSGLSFPLADKFGPGAIRGVGGTRNCDWWFTDDAVLIDTAGRYTTQDSHEAEDKSAWEGFLGLLKKVRPRRPLNGVFLTVSVADLLSQGAEARTSLAASIRARLLELDAKLTTRLPVYVLVTKSDLLYGFGEYFADLGKEQRAQVFGFTLPVEESAQVDEAGLGAAFQREFALLHARVNDGLIARMQRETDGTRRAAIFGFPAQFGAVGPLLSDLLDQVFTGSRFAQPPWVRGVYFTSGTQEGSPIDRVMGSLARSFGLERAMLPPQKSSGRSYFLTSLLRDVVFPEQRLAGADVKLERRRHAVRLAAVTAMTLVTVALLAGWGYSSWRNLAYLHAVEARIEPARQTLAALPARVQNLVEVAPVLQGLRNIWRAPENREGDPPLSMTLGLYQGDKLDAAAMLAHQRALNEAFLPQLAKRIEDQLRTAQKDNLEFSYEALKTYLMLNQPEHFDAEALKAWITLDWARSLDRGVPEDQRKLLEDQLDVLIAQGPPRSPLKMDENLVRNVRAVLASYPLEQRVFSRLKRQRLGSDVPPFSIATAAGPSAPLVFERISGKPLIEGVPGMFTYDGYHKRFQNAVTVQTALLAQEDPWVLGQDRGVADKLRDAAQLGALTDRVRRLYLEEYVKVWEAMLADVRLVRATGLEKNIETARILSGVDSPLANFLRAVVKQTTLIPAETTKDAVSKATETVRNTRKGLEDLFGGDTNKAVAPGKRIESIVDDRFEPLRRLVTAVAPGQPAPIDDALKLFNEVYVYLTAVDTAVKARTSPPPGDVAGKLKSDAGRLPEPVRSMVENLSQAGATQASVAERGNLSQDLRPVTDFCNRAIAGRYPFVPGSSRDVLPEDFGQMFGPGGLMDDFFQKRLAALVDTSTKPWRYKPVAERAAVTTQALAQFERAARIKDIFFRAAGRTPAMRLDFKPVEMDETITQFILDVDGQLVKYSHGPVVPMAVQWPGPKGSNQVRVQVSPPSASGPSGLAVDGPWALFRVLDGGQLEAGDAPEKFFITFQIGARKARFEVTTNSVQHPIRLRELREFSCPEGL, from the coding sequence ATGAAGAAGCTGTTCGGCTGGCTGTTCAGTCCGCTGCTGCTCACCGCGCTCGCGCTGCTCGTCATCGCGATCCTGATCTGGTGGGTCGGGCCGCTGATCCGCATCGGCGCGCTGGCGCCGCTCGACAGCGAGATGGCGCGCGCCGTGCTGATCGGCGTCATCGTGTTGATCGTGGTCCTGCGCGCGCTGTGGCGGCGCTGGCGTGCGCGCAAGGCGAGCCGGCACCTGACCGAAGGCCTGATGAAGGCGCCCGCGTCGCAGCCCGCCGCGCAGGCCGACAACGGCGAGCAGAAGATCCTCAGCACGCGCTTCACCGAAGCGGTCGCCACGCTCAAGCAGATGCGTCTGCATGCGGCCGGCCGCAAACCCGGCTGGCGCGACTGGCTTTCGCTGTCGGGCGGCAGCTATCTCTACGACCTGCCGTGGTACGTCTTCATCGGCGCGCCGGGCGCGGGCAAGACCACGGCGCTGGTCAACTCCGGCCTCTCGTTCCCGCTGGCCGACAAGTTCGGCCCCGGCGCGATCCGCGGCGTCGGCGGCACGCGCAACTGCGACTGGTGGTTCACCGACGACGCGGTGCTGATCGACACCGCCGGCCGCTACACCACGCAGGACAGCCACGAGGCCGAGGACAAGAGCGCATGGGAAGGCTTTCTCGGCCTGTTGAAGAAGGTGCGTCCGCGGCGCCCGCTCAACGGCGTGTTCCTCACCGTCAGCGTGGCCGACCTGCTGAGCCAGGGCGCCGAGGCGCGCACCTCGCTCGCGGCCTCGATCCGCGCGCGCCTGCTGGAGCTCGATGCCAAGCTCACCACGCGGCTGCCGGTCTACGTGCTGGTGACCAAGAGCGATCTGCTCTACGGCTTCGGCGAATACTTTGCCGACCTCGGCAAGGAACAGCGCGCGCAGGTCTTCGGCTTCACGCTGCCGGTCGAGGAAAGCGCGCAGGTCGACGAAGCCGGGCTCGGCGCGGCCTTCCAGCGCGAGTTCGCCCTGCTGCACGCGCGCGTCAACGACGGCCTGATCGCGCGCATGCAGCGCGAGACCGACGGCACGCGGCGCGCTGCGATCTTCGGCTTCCCGGCGCAGTTCGGCGCCGTCGGGCCGCTGTTGTCCGATCTGCTCGACCAGGTCTTCACCGGCTCGCGCTTCGCGCAGCCGCCGTGGGTGCGTGGCGTCTACTTCACCAGCGGCACGCAGGAAGGCAGCCCGATCGACCGCGTGATGGGCAGCCTCGCGCGCAGCTTCGGCCTCGAGCGCGCGATGCTGCCGCCGCAGAAGAGCAGCGGCCGCAGCTACTTCCTCACGTCGCTGCTGCGCGACGTGGTGTTCCCCGAGCAGCGGCTGGCCGGCGCCGACGTCAAGCTCGAACGCCGGCGCCATGCCGTGCGGCTGGCCGCGGTGACGGCGATGACGCTGGTCACCGTCGCGCTGCTCGCGGGCTGGGGCTACAGCAGCTGGCGCAACCTGGCGTACCTGCATGCGGTCGAGGCGCGCATCGAGCCGGCACGCCAGACGCTGGCGGCACTGCCGGCGCGCGTGCAGAACCTGGTCGAGGTCGCGCCCGTGCTGCAGGGCCTGCGCAACATCTGGCGCGCGCCCGAGAACCGCGAGGGCGATCCGCCGTTGTCGATGACGCTCGGCCTCTACCAGGGCGACAAGCTCGATGCCGCCGCCATGCTGGCGCACCAGCGCGCGCTCAACGAGGCCTTCCTGCCGCAGCTCGCCAAGCGCATCGAGGACCAGCTGCGCACCGCGCAGAAGGACAACCTCGAATTCAGCTACGAGGCGCTCAAGACCTACCTGATGCTCAACCAGCCCGAGCACTTCGATGCCGAGGCGCTCAAGGCCTGGATCACGCTCGACTGGGCCCGCAGTCTGGACCGCGGCGTTCCCGAGGACCAGCGCAAGCTGCTCGAAGACCAGCTCGACGTGCTGATCGCGCAAGGCCCGCCGCGCTCGCCGCTCAAGATGGACGAGAACCTGGTGCGCAACGTGCGCGCGGTGCTGGCCAGCTATCCGCTGGAGCAGCGCGTCTTCAGCCGCCTCAAGCGCCAGCGCCTGGGCAGCGACGTGCCGCCCTTCAGCATCGCCACCGCGGCCGGGCCGTCGGCGCCGCTGGTGTTCGAGCGCATCAGCGGCAAGCCGCTGATCGAGGGCGTGCCGGGCATGTTCACCTACGACGGCTACCACAAGCGTTTCCAGAACGCGGTCACGGTGCAGACCGCGCTGCTGGCGCAGGAAGACCCGTGGGTGCTCGGCCAGGACCGCGGCGTGGCCGACAAGCTGCGCGATGCGGCCCAGCTCGGCGCGCTGACCGACCGCGTGCGCCGGCTCTACCTCGAGGAGTACGTGAAGGTCTGGGAAGCGATGCTGGCCGACGTGCGCCTGGTGCGCGCCACCGGGCTGGAGAAGAACATCGAGACCGCGCGCATCCTCTCGGGCGTCGACTCGCCGCTGGCCAACTTCCTGCGCGCGGTCGTCAAGCAGACCACGCTGATCCCCGCCGAAACGACCAAGGACGCGGTCAGCAAGGCCACCGAGACCGTGCGCAATACGCGCAAGGGCCTGGAAGATCTGTTCGGCGGCGACACCAACAAGGCGGTCGCGCCGGGCAAGCGCATCGAGAGCATCGTCGACGACCGCTTCGAGCCGCTGCGCCGCCTCGTCACCGCGGTCGCGCCGGGCCAGCCGGCGCCGATCGACGATGCGCTCAAGCTCTTCAACGAGGTCTACGTGTACCTCACCGCGGTCGACACGGCCGTCAAGGCGCGGACCTCGCCGCCGCCCGGCGACGTCGCGGGCAAGCTCAAGTCCGATGCCGGCCGCCTGCCCGAGCCCGTGCGCTCGATGGTCGAGAACCTCAGCCAGGCCGGCGCCACGCAGGCCAGCGTGGCCGAGCGCGGCAACCTGAGCCAAGACCTGCGCCCGGTCACCGACTTCTGCAACCGTGCGATCGCCGGCCGCTATCCCTTCGTGCCCGGCAGCAGCCGCGACGTGCTGCCCGAGGACTTCGGCCAGATGTTCGGCCCCGGCGGGCTGATGGACGACTTCTTCCAGAAGCGCCTGGCCGCGCTGGTCGACACCAGCACCAAGCCCTGGCGCTACAAGCCGGTGGCCGAGCGCGCAGCCGTCACCACGCAGGCGCTCGCACAGTTCGAGCGCGCCGCGCGCATCAAGGACATCTTCTTCCGCGCCGCCGGCCGCACGCCGGCCATGCGCCTGGACTTCAAGCCGGTCGAGATGGACGAGACCATCACGCAATTCATCCTCGACGTCGACGGCCAGCTGGTGAAGTACTCGCACGGCCCGGTGGTGCCGATGGCGGTGCAGTGGCCCGGCCCCAAGGGCAGCAACCAGGTGCGCGTGCAGGTCAGCCCACCCTCGGCCAGCGGCCCCTCGGGCCTGGCGGTGGACGGCCCCTGGGCCCTGTTCCGCGTGCTCGATGGCGGCCAGCTCGAGGCCGGTGACGCGCCCGAGAAGTTCTTCATCACCTTCCAGATCGGCGCGCGCAAGGCGCGCTTCGAAGTCACGACCAACAGCGTGCAGCATCCGATCCGCCTGCGCGAGCTGCGCGAGTTCTCGTGCCCGGAGGGGTTGTGA
- the tagF gene encoding type VI secretion system-associated protein TagF — MPSVGAQVSNPSSVLEADGMPGWFGKLPGIGDFAYRRLPEVFRAAWDRWLQAGMARLRARHADWTERYLKAPLWFFVLGDGVIGHQSWLGVLMPSVDAVGRYFPLTVADELVWAPTELHGQVLARAQQWWALAAQAAFDGLEQDLDAVRFEARLLQLFSGEAVAGGGDSASAMALPEFGQSLWFTDPAGEAGPGMATHGLPQDEQFDALFGFAAGAPAQGTEAK, encoded by the coding sequence GTGCCGAGCGTGGGGGCGCAAGTGAGCAATCCGTCGAGCGTCCTGGAGGCGGACGGCATGCCGGGCTGGTTCGGCAAGCTGCCGGGCATCGGCGACTTCGCGTACCGGCGGCTGCCCGAAGTCTTCCGCGCCGCCTGGGACCGCTGGCTGCAGGCCGGCATGGCCCGGCTGCGCGCGCGCCATGCGGACTGGACCGAGCGCTACCTGAAAGCGCCGCTGTGGTTCTTCGTGCTCGGCGACGGCGTGATCGGCCACCAGTCCTGGCTCGGCGTGCTGATGCCTTCGGTCGATGCGGTCGGGCGCTACTTTCCGTTGACCGTCGCCGACGAGCTCGTGTGGGCGCCCACCGAGCTGCACGGCCAGGTGCTGGCGCGCGCGCAGCAATGGTGGGCACTGGCCGCACAGGCCGCCTTCGACGGCCTCGAACAGGACCTCGATGCGGTGCGCTTCGAGGCCCGGCTGCTGCAGCTCTTTTCCGGCGAGGCCGTCGCCGGCGGCGGCGACAGCGCGTCCGCGATGGCCTTGCCGGAGTTCGGCCAGTCGCTCTGGTTCACCGATCCGGCCGGCGAGGCCGGCCCGGGCATGGCCACGCACGGCCTGCCGCAGGACGAGCAGTTCGATGCGCTGTTCGGCTTCGCGGCCGGCGCGCCGGCGCAGGGCACGGAGGCGAAGTGA
- a CDS encoding serine/threonine-protein kinase, with translation MNNEPPASTAPPGDDLDPTQVITGRPAPAPAADDGATIITAGSGSGSGSGSGSGSGSPAAARDIPTVAAASRNETPSHAEAGLLPVGSRLAEFEVTRIVGQGGFGVVYEAWDPTLERVVAIKEYLPTSLSTRQLDGTVMPLSERHRETFELGMRSFINEARLLAQFDHPSLLKVYRFWQERGTTYMVMPFYRGDTLRQALAGMPGGVDEGWLLRIMDGVTQALSVMHAAHCYHRDIAPDNIILLEGSGRPVVLDFGAARRVITDKTQAITVILKPGYAPIEQYAEMPDMSQGAWTDVYALAAVMHVAVCGRAPPPSVARLLSDSYVPLAGNELLRQRYGAGLLAAIDAGLGVRPESRPQSMAELREALGLDGGATVIRPPAVPAAYRVAPPAPAAPVASGAGAASPPAAAPSRKGAVVAAAGLVAVLAAAGGWWFLQGRSADTQPAVAAAPPAPVEVAQAPAPAPVPPPPPAPPPTPRTPAESLQSLAEGAAPGFVVSASTRKPEVLVGKDKLSFEVRSQREGFVYVFLLSSANEMFLLFPNLLDKYNKIGAGATLSLPRASWPMDAGGPKGVDRFAVLVSEHERDFSAAGVQNDGVFPQFPLPVLAALEASRGSGPPPLLGKPVCAPGAPCNDVYGVGTFQITEK, from the coding sequence GTGAACAACGAGCCACCTGCCTCCACCGCGCCGCCGGGCGACGACCTCGATCCGACGCAGGTCATCACCGGCCGGCCTGCGCCCGCACCGGCCGCGGACGACGGCGCGACCATCATCACCGCGGGCTCGGGCTCGGGCTCGGGCTCGGGCTCGGGCTCGGGCTCGGGCTCGCCCGCCGCGGCGCGCGACATCCCGACCGTCGCCGCGGCCTCGCGCAACGAGACGCCGTCCCATGCCGAGGCCGGCCTGTTGCCGGTCGGCAGCCGGCTGGCCGAATTCGAGGTCACGCGCATCGTCGGGCAGGGCGGCTTCGGCGTCGTCTACGAGGCCTGGGACCCGACCCTGGAGCGCGTGGTCGCGATCAAGGAATACCTGCCGACCTCGCTGTCGACGCGGCAGCTCGACGGCACCGTGATGCCGCTGTCGGAACGCCATCGCGAAACCTTCGAGCTCGGCATGCGCAGCTTCATCAACGAGGCGCGGCTGCTGGCCCAGTTCGACCATCCTTCGCTGCTGAAGGTCTACCGCTTCTGGCAGGAGCGCGGCACCACCTACATGGTGATGCCCTTCTACCGCGGCGACACGCTGCGCCAGGCGCTCGCCGGCATGCCGGGCGGCGTCGACGAGGGCTGGCTGCTGCGCATCATGGACGGCGTGACGCAGGCGCTGTCGGTGATGCACGCCGCGCACTGCTACCACCGCGACATCGCGCCCGACAACATCATCCTGCTCGAAGGCTCGGGCCGGCCGGTGGTGCTGGACTTCGGCGCCGCGCGCCGCGTGATCACCGACAAGACGCAGGCCATCACCGTCATCCTCAAGCCCGGCTATGCGCCGATCGAGCAGTACGCCGAGATGCCCGACATGTCGCAGGGCGCGTGGACCGACGTCTATGCGCTGGCCGCGGTGATGCACGTCGCGGTCTGCGGCCGAGCGCCGCCGCCCTCGGTCGCGCGCCTCCTGTCCGACAGCTACGTGCCGCTGGCCGGCAACGAGCTGCTGCGCCAGCGCTACGGCGCCGGGCTGCTGGCGGCCATCGATGCCGGCCTCGGCGTGCGGCCCGAATCGCGGCCGCAGTCGATGGCCGAACTGCGCGAGGCGCTCGGCCTCGATGGCGGCGCGACGGTGATCCGGCCGCCGGCCGTGCCGGCCGCGTACCGGGTGGCGCCGCCGGCACCCGCGGCGCCGGTGGCTTCGGGTGCGGGCGCTGCGTCGCCGCCGGCCGCGGCGCCCTCGCGCAAGGGCGCCGTCGTCGCGGCCGCGGGCCTGGTCGCGGTGCTGGCCGCCGCGGGCGGATGGTGGTTCCTGCAGGGCCGGTCCGCCGACACGCAGCCGGCGGTGGCGGCCGCGCCGCCGGCGCCGGTCGAGGTCGCTCAGGCACCCGCGCCTGCGCCCGTGCCGCCGCCACCACCGGCGCCGCCACCGACGCCGCGCACGCCGGCCGAGTCGCTGCAGTCGCTGGCCGAAGGCGCTGCGCCCGGCTTCGTCGTCAGCGCCAGCACGCGCAAGCCCGAGGTGCTGGTCGGCAAGGACAAGCTCTCGTTCGAGGTGCGCAGCCAGCGCGAGGGCTTCGTCTACGTCTTCCTGCTGTCCAGTGCCAACGAGATGTTCCTGCTGTTCCCGAATTTGCTTGATAAGTACAACAAGATCGGCGCCGGTGCCACGCTGTCGCTGCCGCGCGCCTCGTGGCCGATGGATGCGGGCGGGCCGAAGGGCGTCGACCGTTTCGCGGTGCTGGTGAGCGAGCACGAGCGCGACTTCAGCGCCGCCGGCGTGCAGAACGACGGCGTGTTCCCGCAGTTCCCGCTGCCCGTGCTGGCCGCGCTCGAAGCCTCGCGCGGCAGCGGTCCGCCGCCCTTGCTCGGCAAACCGGTGTGCGCCCCGGGCGCGCCCTGCAACGACGTCTATGGCGTCGGGACTTTCCAAATCACCGAGAAGTAA
- a CDS encoding DotU family type VI secretion system protein, producing MTTPDPFAAYESERTVIKPKPRAPGGGAAAVPPTQLGGGDAVAGELGELGLLNPLVSAAGKLLVLIGKLRNLVQPRDVQALRASTAEAVNQFDADARRAGVANESVLAARYVLCTALDEAVANTPWGVQAGWNKQSLLVQFHNETWGGEKVFQLLAKLAQDVPTHRQLLELIYSVLALGFEGRYRVVENGRAQLDTVRQRLADLIAKDRPAPEAELSPHWRGQAAGTARLRESLPLWVFAVGFLLLLALAWFGLRISLNNRSDATYAAVSSLRVPNVQIAPPAVMAKAPRLAKFLEPEIKQGLVTVTDEADRSTVRLRGDSFFGSGSAEPMAQSLPVLNRIGQALAEVKGDVLITGHSDNQPIRSMRYPSNWHLSAARADAVKGALSTLVDPARMRSDGKADAEPIAGNDTPAGRARNRRVDIVLLSPPERVAADLAEVKR from the coding sequence ATGACCACGCCCGACCCCTTTGCCGCCTACGAATCCGAGCGCACGGTCATCAAGCCCAAGCCGCGCGCGCCGGGCGGCGGCGCGGCCGCGGTGCCGCCGACGCAGCTGGGCGGCGGCGATGCCGTGGCCGGCGAACTCGGTGAACTCGGCCTGCTCAACCCGCTGGTGTCGGCCGCGGGCAAGCTGCTGGTGCTGATCGGCAAGCTGCGCAACCTCGTGCAGCCGCGCGACGTGCAGGCGCTGCGCGCCTCCACCGCCGAGGCCGTCAACCAGTTCGATGCCGACGCGCGCCGCGCCGGCGTCGCCAACGAATCGGTGCTGGCCGCGCGCTACGTGCTGTGCACCGCGCTCGACGAGGCCGTGGCCAACACGCCCTGGGGCGTGCAGGCCGGCTGGAACAAGCAGAGCCTGCTGGTGCAGTTCCACAACGAGACCTGGGGCGGCGAGAAGGTGTTCCAGCTCCTGGCCAAGCTCGCGCAGGACGTGCCCACGCACCGCCAGCTGCTGGAGCTGATCTACAGCGTGCTTGCGCTCGGCTTCGAAGGCCGCTATCGCGTGGTCGAGAACGGTCGCGCGCAGCTCGACACCGTGCGCCAGCGCCTGGCCGACCTGATCGCCAAGGACCGGCCCGCGCCCGAGGCCGAGCTCTCGCCGCACTGGCGCGGCCAGGCCGCGGGCACGGCGCGGCTGCGCGAGTCGCTGCCGCTGTGGGTGTTCGCGGTCGGCTTCCTGCTCTTGCTGGCGCTCGCGTGGTTCGGCCTCAGGATCTCGCTCAACAACCGCTCCGATGCCACCTACGCGGCGGTTTCGAGCCTGCGCGTGCCCAACGTCCAGATCGCGCCGCCGGCGGTGATGGCCAAGGCGCCGCGGCTCGCGAAATTCCTCGAGCCCGAGATCAAGCAGGGCCTGGTCACCGTGACCGACGAGGCCGACCGCAGCACGGTGCGCCTGCGCGGCGACAGCTTCTTCGGCTCCGGCAGCGCCGAGCCGATGGCGCAGTCGCTGCCGGTGCTGAACCGCATTGGCCAGGCACTGGCCGAGGTCAAGGGCGATGTGCTGATCACCGGCCATTCCGACAACCAGCCGATCCGCTCGATGCGCTATCCGTCCAACTGGCATCTGTCCGCCGCGCGCGCCGATGCGGTGAAGGGCGCGCTGTCGACGCTGGTCGATCCCGCGCGCATGCGCTCCGACGGCAAGGCCGATGCCGAGCCGATCGCCGGCAACGACACGCCGGCCGGCCGCGCGCGCAACCGCCGCGTCGACATCGTGCTGCTCAGTCCGCCCGAGCGCGTGGCCGCCGATCTCGCGGAGGTGAAGCGATGA
- the mltA gene encoding murein transglycosylase A gives MKPLSPILPSPARRWAAAALAASLAGCGVMPASNTASTTAAPAPAPAPQRPVVIAAPEPETPSQRPSTLGASVAGQARTFSTQLATYTSVPFDTVPGWRGDDFSESWPAFLGSCKVLTGRGTEWKEVCARAAQVDGRNNPAIRNFFEREFSAYQIRDDDRRPDGVVTGYFEPEIAGSRQYAAPFIYPVYGQPEDMVFADARKLPPGSGTVAARIVGRNVVVQSGLSTRDMGAPGLYALDLSTITRDTLDRKVRLRADGRRLLPYYTREEIETKGAPNAKVLAFVSSATALYEMQIQGSGRIRLANGEIIRVAYAEQNGQPFRPTLAQSSSGKARSPVKTRGGAIELELDDGDDEVNDSSVIRTRGFTLAVPVASGAVMVPGRRVTGPVIGSGIKDPSYVFFKESADTAAGGPVGAFGVPLSAGRSIAVDPRSTPLGYPVFVSTRAPGSGAPMQRLTIAQDTGGAIRGAVRADYFFGNGQQAATQARRMKERGQLWILLPRGLAVAAAASSSIRTRGGAVGADLPQCLVPEEGSCVDD, from the coding sequence ATGAAGCCACTGTCGCCGATCCTCCCTTCGCCTGCACGGCGCTGGGCCGCCGCGGCCCTTGCGGCCTCGCTCGCCGGCTGCGGCGTGATGCCGGCGTCGAACACGGCATCGACGACTGCGGCGCCCGCGCCCGCGCCGGCACCGCAGCGGCCCGTGGTCATCGCGGCGCCCGAGCCCGAGACGCCGTCGCAACGGCCGAGCACGCTGGGCGCCAGCGTGGCCGGGCAGGCGCGCACCTTCTCGACCCAGCTGGCGACCTACACCTCGGTGCCCTTCGACACCGTGCCCGGCTGGCGCGGCGACGATTTCTCCGAAAGCTGGCCGGCCTTCCTCGGCAGCTGCAAGGTGCTGACCGGGCGCGGCACCGAATGGAAGGAGGTCTGCGCGCGCGCCGCGCAGGTGGACGGCAGGAACAACCCCGCGATCCGCAACTTCTTCGAGCGCGAGTTCTCGGCCTACCAGATCCGCGACGACGACCGCCGGCCCGACGGCGTGGTCACCGGCTACTTCGAACCCGAGATCGCGGGCAGCCGCCAGTACGCCGCGCCCTTCATCTATCCGGTCTACGGCCAGCCCGAGGACATGGTGTTCGCCGATGCGCGCAAGCTGCCGCCGGGCAGCGGCACCGTGGCCGCGCGCATCGTGGGGCGCAACGTGGTCGTCCAGAGCGGGCTGAGCACGCGCGACATGGGCGCGCCGGGCCTCTATGCGCTCGATCTCTCGACCATCACGCGCGACACGCTCGACCGCAAGGTGCGATTGCGCGCCGACGGCCGGCGGCTGCTGCCCTACTACACGCGCGAGGAGATCGAGACCAAGGGCGCGCCGAACGCCAAGGTGCTGGCCTTCGTGAGCAGCGCGACCGCGCTGTACGAGATGCAGATCCAGGGCTCGGGCCGCATCCGCCTCGCCAACGGCGAGATCATCCGCGTCGCCTATGCGGAGCAGAACGGACAGCCCTTCCGGCCGACGCTGGCGCAGTCCTCGTCGGGCAAGGCGCGCTCGCCGGTGAAGACGCGCGGCGGCGCGATCGAGCTGGAGCTCGACGACGGCGACGACGAGGTCAACGACAGCAGCGTGATCCGCACGCGCGGCTTCACGCTGGCGGTTCCGGTGGCCAGCGGCGCGGTGATGGTGCCGGGGCGCCGCGTGACGGGACCGGTGATCGGCTCGGGCATCAAGGATCCGAGCTACGTGTTCTTCAAGGAATCGGCGGACACGGCGGCCGGCGGGCCGGTCGGCGCGTTCGGGGTGCCGCTGTCGGCGGGACGCTCGATCGCGGTCGATCCGCGCAGCACGCCGCTGGGTTATCCGGTGTTCGTCTCGACGCGTGCGCCGGGCAGCGGTGCGCCGATGCAGCGGCTGACGATCGCGCAGGACACGGGCGGCGCGATCCGCGGCGCGGTGCGCGCCGACTATTTCTTCGGCAACGGCCAGCAGGCCGCGACGCAGGCGCGGCGCATGAAGGAACGCGGACAGCTGTGGATCCTGCTGCCGCGCGGGCTGGCGGTGGCGGCGGCGGCGAGCTCGTCGATCCGCACGCGGGGTGGGGCGGTGGGGGCGGACTTGCCGCAGTGCCTCGTCCCTGAAGAGGGTTCCTGTGTCGACGATTGA